The genome window AAGAAAATAATACGACAACAACTGGAGATAATTTACAAAGTGTTTATGACAGCGACATGGCAAATGCATGTGATAAATGGAAAGAAAGTGATGATGGTTCGTTCGAGTGTTTAGATGAGGATTCGCCTCATTACGCACATCATTTCTTTAATGGACTTATGTATGCAACTGCCGGAGCAATGATAGGAAGTGCTATGTATATCTAAATAAAAAGATATGCACATAAATAGAAAAAAATAAATGCTTTTCTCTGAAGGTAGGAAAAACTCGTCACGGACATATTAAGTAATGACTCAAGGTCATAAAGCACATGTACTAGGGTGTTGTCCCTTATTCTCAAGCTTTTTAAAGATTTACAAAGTTCTTCGATTATATCATAGCAAACAGCTACCGTTTGAGATTTTTTCAACTACTTACCACCTCTCTTAAAAGATTCTTTGCATTATCTTTTTGCATATTTCTTTATTTTTACTTTGTAACTAATACTGCAACTGTAGAATTAAAAGCTTGCTTCAATCCATATTCTTCATGAAAAAAGTGAATTAATTCGTGCCCTGCAAAAGATTTAAAAGAGTTGATACAGCTGTAAAAAAGAAGGGATTGAATAGCCAGGGTGATGTATTGTCGCTTTGCATGGTAAGAAGGTTTATAAACTTTTTAGAAATTGTTTAACAAAAAATTTAAAATAGTGGTTTTTAAACCATTAATTGTATTATAATTACAGTGAATTAACTTATTAATTTAAAGATTCAGAAAAAGGGGAGAAGAATATGAAGAAAATTATTACTATATTGTTTGCAACTCTATTTATTTCTTTAACAGCTTTTGAATCTAATTCTTACGCTTCTGAAATTGATGCTACTAGCTATAGTCAAAAGAAAGAAGTAATTATGGCTAATGACTTTAGCAATGCATCAAACTCTCAAATTATTACAAACTTATCATTCTATAAAAAACAAATTCTTAATTTAACTGATGAAGAGTTTGATAGATTTATGTTTAATGTCGTAAAAGATAATCAAAATAATCTTGATGAGGTTAAAACAAATTTGGAACTAGTTGGCGTTACTCTAAACATAGATAATAAAGGTGCGGATGTAGGAATTGAACCAGCAGCTATCAAACCTTCTCAAATGACTCTAACAGCTTATTCAACTAAAAAATCAGGAGATTCTTTCTGGAGATTAAATACTAGTTGGACTACTAATGGAGTAAGTGAAGTTTATGCATCAACTATAGACGTAGTATCAATTGAATGGAACGCTAATGATGGTACTTATTATGATGCTGCTGTACCAGGTAGTCCTGTGTCTAAAAGAGATGGTAGTAAAAGTAGTTCTGGTGTCTACCTATTTAACGTAGAAGATGATAAGCTAAATTTTGATTCTTATGCAACTGTGTATATAAATAAAAAAACTAATAATGCTTTAAGTTACGGAACAAAATATATACACACTTATTCGACAGTTAGTACAACTGTTGGTGGTTCAGCAAGCGTTAACTACGAAAAAGGAAATATAACAGGTGGCCTTTCATTTGACGTTAGTATAAGTACTAATCAACAAAAGTGGTCGGTATGGGATGATAATGTATTATACTGGTAAGTAGTTATTAAAGTAAGGTAAATTAATAAGTTAATTCAATCGTAATTGATGATAGAAAGACAATAACCTATGCTTGAGCATTAAGTTATTGTTTTTCTTTTTAAGTAGGAGGGATATTTTGAACAAAAATATGTTCATAGTTGTTCTTTTGCTAGTTTTTTTAGTAGTCGGCGTAGGTACTTATACGTATTATCGCTTTAACCCAATAATTAATATTAATACTAAAATAATTGAGCTTGATGAAAAGTCTCAGGAAAAATACAATAATATAGATAAATCTCAGAAAAATAACTTTAAAAAACTAGAATTTATATTAAATATAGATTATTCTGACAATATAGATGATTTAGAAATAAACATACCCCATTCATTTCGTGAGCTATTAGGGGAAGACGTTTATTGGAACGGTTCTAGTTATCAAGATAAAGATCCAGAAAAAAATAAGATAGAATATAAAGACGAAATCATTATAAATTATAAGCAGCTTGAAAATAAGGATATCAAAGATTTATTGAGTAAAGGAACGATCACAATAACATGGAAATTAGACGGAAAGAAGAAAATAAAAACATTTAATATTGGAGAAACCATTACATTTTCCAAGGCATAGAGTGTAGGTGATTGTATTAAAAACCTTGGGGAATTGAACTGCCCCGTAAAAGTTAGACGTTTATTTGACTAATTTAAAGAGCATACTATTTACTGTATAAAGTAAAGACGAAAGATTAACTTTAATCCATTATTTCATGAAATTCAATAGCCATTGTTTTGAAAAAGGTAGATCAAAACAATGGCTTTATTTAATTTTAAAAGTTTTTTAAGGAATTTTAATATAACCATCACTGAAAAGACAAAAGAGGCTTTCTTAAATAAAAGCAAGCCTGTATGGCCTAAGAGTTTTTATTACTATTTAATCCTTTTGTTCAAAAATAGCATTAAATTTATTAGTAATAACATTTAAATTTTGTTCTTTTGATTTAGTTTCCGAATTATTAGTTTGTTCTAATATTAAATCTTCTGTTTTAGGAAAATGAGTAATAAAATTCAATAAATCAGTATTTTTACTAATATCAGATTTGAAATCTAATAGTTTACCAATTCCTAATTTTGATCTTAACTGTGTAAAGTTACTTGAAACCACCATTTTAGTATATAAATCTTCGAAATGCTTCGCATATATTCGAGTATTATTTAATTCTTTTTTTAAATTTTCGTTTTCAGCCTCATATTTCTTTAATAATCGATTTTCCTCTTTAAATTGTTGTAACTCTTCATAAAGTTCGTATAATGTTATTTCAAATATTAATAATTCGTTTTTTAAAACATTTTTCTCTTCCCAATATTGTTCTATACAATCTTCAATGTTGGGTAAATATATGTCCTCGTTAGCATTTAATTCTATACTTCTTATTAAGGGGCGATTGAGCTTTGCAATCGTTTCTGTCATTCTTCTACTCCAAGTCATTCTACCAATACCTGTTTCTTTTTCTAGTATAGATGGATTAATTTCTTTACCTCCTAGCTTGTGTTTGACTTGTAGTGCTAATTGTTTTAATTTGTCATCTGAGAATTTTTGTTTTTTGTTTTCTTTGTGTTTTTTCTCTATTGATTGATCATCGAAAATAATAAAGTCAATCCAAACTTTTGTAACGATAAATTTGAAATTGTTTTTTTTTGAATAAAATTACATTATCATTAACCAAAATGATCACTTCCTTAATAATGTTTATTGGATTTAAGTAATCATAAACAATTGTATGAGCTAAATCAATATAAAGTCTAAATTTTCCGATAAGTTTAATTTTATAAACGGATTAAAGATCTATACTTAATTATTTTGTGTGCATTTTAATTATGTGCAATTATATATAGATATCCATTTATAAAAGTAACAATCTAAGAAATGGTACAGATAGAGAGGATAAAAGTGGCGGTTCAGCAACACCACGTACGACTAATAGTAATACTAGCGAAAGTAAAAATACGAAATCAAATGGAATCACGACGAATGGCTCTCAAAATACGCCTGGTACTACATCAGGTAGCTCAAATAGCTCAAATAGCTCAAATTCAAGTACGAGTGGTTCCAATTCCTATTCGAGTGGTCAGCGTTCATACTCAAATAGTTCAGGTTCATCGACAAACAGTTCTAATTCTTATTCAAATAACTCATCATCAAGCACGGGGAAATCAGGCTTTGGCTCAGGTGGTGCCTCTCGTGGTGGCTCTTCATCTTCTTAATTGATTTGAAAAGGAGAAATCAACATGGACAATCATTTTCAGCAACGTCAAGCTTTTTATTCTCAATTTCCTGATTTCTTCCCTGACTTTGAGGACCTAGAATACGCCTTATACGACGTGCTAGATTTACCTAAAGAGAAAATCGATGAAATCAACTATGCATCTACTATACTTTGGAAAATATTTTTGAAGGTTGGTAAACAATTTAAACATCTATCGGAAGAGCAACTTTTAGCACTGGGCATTCGTTCTGAGATGCTGCCTTATATCGAATTAGATTATTTACAACAACAATCGGTACTTGCTCGCTTCGATTTTATTTGCACAGAGGACGGGCAAATAAAATGTCTTGAATTAAATGGTGAAACGCCATTTCTTGTGAAACTTTTGAGATAAACGAAGTGCTTTGTCAGCATTTAGGATTTGATAGTCCGAATGATGTTTCGGCATTACATAAAACCTTGTCTGGTGCACTCTTTGCGGCTATGCATTATTTAAATGATTTGAAAAAACCTAAGATCGTCATTTCAGGGAAAACGGCTGCGGAAGATTATGAGGAATATTGTCAGGTACAGTTTTTAAAGAAATGTATACCTTTTGATGTGGAATATGTGCCTATACATGAGCTAATAATTTTTTCTAGTGACAGTGGTAACATAGCTCGAGGCCTTTATACGCCTGCAATGGAGAAAATTGATATTTTATATCGTCCTGCACACCCGGTGGAATTTTTAATGGATGATGTGTCTTCCGATGGTGATCGAATTGGTCTGTATTTACTAGAACTTGTAAAAGATGGACAGCTTGCTATTATCAACGCACCAGCTGCATATGTACTGCAATCGAAAATTTTATTATGGCTGATTTTGGAACGAAAAAATGATCTACTTCTTTTTAATGCAGAGGAACGAGCTGCCATTCAAAAATATATGTTGCCAACGTATATTTCGGCAGAGCCATTTGTTCAGGAAAATTTGCCGTTTGTAAAGAAACCTGTCTATTCACGTGAAGGGAATACTGTAGAAATTTATGCAGGGGATGGTACGAAAACTAATGCTTCTGCATATACCCACTATGATGATAATCTGTTTATTTATCAGCAGTATGTGGAAATGCCCTCTATAACGATAAAGCTAAAGGATGGATTACAGACAAAAAAATGGTTAATCGGCTCATTTATAGCTGATAATCGTGCATGTGGTTTATCTTGTAGAGTAGGCAATCAAATTACAGAATGGGATTCTCACTGGTTAGCTGTAGGATATAGGGAAGAAACCTAAAGCAGTTTCCCCTGGGCGTAATCGTAGCTGAAGATTCGCTTTTGCCACAATAACCATTACTGAAGATAAAAATCGGCGAGGCTTTCTATCAAGTTTCGCCGATTTTTGATCTGTTACTCGTTCCAGCCTTTGCAGACATCAATCCATTCCTGATAGGGTGTATAGGTTTCTAGTTCAGAAATAGTAAGCTCAATGGCGGAATTACTGCTACCACATGCAGGGAATACTGTTGTGAAGCGTTTGAGTGATTCATCTAAATAAATAGCAACGCCTTCATTCACGCCGAAAGGACAAACACCACCTACCTCGTGCCCGATTTTTTCGAGTACTTCATCTTTCCCAAGCATCTTTGCCTTTGTATCAAAGACAGCTTTATATTTTGCATTGTCGACTTTGGCATCACCTGCCGCAACAATTAATATCGCTCCATCGTTTACGAGAAATGATAAGGATTTCGCAATGCGTTCAGGTTCGCATCCGAGTGCCTGTGCTGCTAGTTCAACAGTCGCTGAGCTTTCATTTAGCTCCTGTATTTTATGTTCCACATTCCATTGTGCTAAATGTTTACGTACCTTTTCAATTGCCATATGTAATACCTCCTTACAATACTACGTTTTATTCTAACATAATCTTCTGAATATATCGGTATTTATCTTTCTGATTAATCTTGGCTCTGTACGAGTAGAAAATGACTGAATAGTTTGCTATACTAGTAGCACAATCATATATGATAGTTTTCTAGGGTTCCGTAGCAAATGCTAGTCTGGTCCGAGAGAAAACCACAAATTGATTTTGTGACACGGAAGGATAAAAGCCTGGGAGATACTGTTTACAGCAGTGTTCCTTAGGCTTTTTTTATTGGGCTAAAATGATGGCTGAGGGAAGGAAGTTACAGGAACAGCTCAATTTGGAGTTAGACAGAATAATTTGCTCCGTTTTGCAGGAGAACCTCCCAGGTTTAGTGGGGAGCCCCCTCCGCTTGGGGTAAGAAGCGCTCGGGTAGGTCAGAGAACTGATCGGGTAGGCCGGAAAACCGCTCAGGTAGGTCAAAGAAGAACTCACTCACTTTGCTCAAAGATAACTGCTCAATAATCCGTGTCTAACAATAAAATGGAGGAAATCGCAATGAATAAACAATGGTTAAGTGTCGTAATTGCTGCTTTTTTTGAAGTCGGCTGGGTCATAGGTTTAAAGCATGCAGGAAGTGTACTCGAATGGATTGGTACCGCTATTGCAATTTTTGTTAGCTTTTATTTACTAATTAAGGCTGGAGAAAACCTACCAGTCGGCACTGTTTATGCAGTATTCGTAGGCTTGGGAACAGCGGGAACCGTGTGTGCTGATAGTTTGCTGTTTGGAGAGCCATGGAAGCTAGCCAAAATTTTATGTATCTTTGTATTACTTGCGGGGGTAGTGGGCTTAAAGCTAGTGACAGGGGAGTCTAAAGATCAAGAGGTGAACGGATAATGGCATGGGTTGCATTAGTAGTTGCAGGGCTATGTGAGATGATGGGTGTTTATATGATTAGTAAATATAATGATGCTAAGAGTACTAAAAATTTAGTGTTATTGATTGTTGCATTTACCTTAAGCTTTGCTGGCCTTGCATATGCCATGGAAACATTACCGATGGGTACAGCGTATGCTATTTGGACAGGAATCGGAGCGGCGGGTGGTGCTTTACTCGGTATGTTGTTTTTCAATGAATCTAAGGACTGGAGACGTATTGTTTGCATTGGCCTAGTTTTTAGGGCAGCGATATTTTTGAAATTATTATCTTAATTAATCAATCAATAAAAAATTTATTCAATCTTAAATAGTCATCTGGCATCGATCTAATCATTGCGGGGTGACTATTTTGATTATCATACATAACGATGATAAAGAGCTCTTTGTTCATATTAAAATCGCTGTTGCTTTAAAAGATATAAATTTAATATTCAAATATTATGCATAATTTGTTAAAATAAGGATATGCGTAGTTAGTCATTAGGAGATTTTAAAGATTATTATTTGGAAACATAAATAAGTAAATGTAGATTATTCGTATTCTTTACTAAAAAATCATTGAGGCGTTGTTATTTTATAGAGGAAATTGTAATTACGGATAGTAGTCAGACTGTTTTTCAGTAAGAAGTGAAGAACCTAAAAAAGACAGACAACCATTCGTTAGTTGTCCGTCAATTTTTGAAAGTTATTTTTTTACATCCTTTGTCCATTCAGCAACTTTGTCTGAATTAGCTTCTACCCAATCTTTAGCAGCATCTTTTGGATCCTTGCCATCCATAACTTCTAGCATAATAGTCTCTAAATCGTCTGCTGTCCAGTGGAAGTTATCAAGTACAGAATAAACATCTGGTTGATCTTCTTTTAAACCTTTACGAACGAAAGTGTTAATCGTTTCTTCGCCGCCATAAACAGCTTTTGGATCTTCTAAATATTTAAGATCATATTTTGCGAATTTCCAGTGTGGAGACCAGCCTGTCACGATAATTTCTTCTTTATCTTTAATCGCTTTAGCAAGAGCAGTTGTCATTGCACCAGATGAAGAAGTTAATAGATTCCAATCAGCTAAGTTATCATATTCATCTAATGCTTTTTCTGTAGCAGCTGTAATTCCAGCTCCAGGCTCGATACCTGTAATTGTATGATCTGCTTGATTTTTTAAATCCTCAATCGAATTAACGTCCATATAGCTTGGTACTACTAAACCTATTTTGGCGCCAGTAAGGTTTTCACCTAGCTCATCAAGATTATCCTTATATTTTTCATACTGTGAGGCATGTGTATGTGGTAACCATGCAGCAACCATACCATCTGCTTCTCCTTTTGAAACAGCCTCCCACATAATTGCATTATCGAGTGGTGTTAATGTTACATTGTAGCCTAAATCCTCTAGCACCTGTCCAACGACATGAGTTGAAGCAATTTCTGTATCCCATTCAACGTAGGCTAGATTGACGTCCTTTGAGTCACCCTTGCTTTTATTTGAATCATCGCCACTACATGCAGCTAGCAAAAAGCCGAGACCTAAAGCCATCCCTAATTTAGATAATGTTTTCAGTTTCATCGAATCTTCCTTTCTTATTGTAAAAAATTATTATCAAACTACAAAATGCAAATCTCAGCAGTGAAAGTGAAGAGCTAATACTTTCGCTAAAAATTGCCTCTTTTTCTAAACGGCTTTCTTCTTATTAAAGCTTTGCGTTAAGCGGTCTATAACAATGGCGAAAATTACGAGACCTAAACCTGCAACAAAGCCATTCCCAACCTGTGTACGTTGTAGTGCCGTTAATACTTCACGTCCTAGACCAGGTGCACCAATCATTGAGGCAGTTACAACCATTGAAAGTGATAGCATAACAGTTTGGTTAATCCCTGCCATTATAGTTGATTTGGCAAGAGGGATTTCTACTTTAAATAGTTTTTGCCTTGAGGTACTACCATATGAATCCGCAGCTTCCACTAATTCTTTTGGTACTTGGCGAATTCCTAGGTTCGTCATTCGTACAGTTGGTGGTAGGGCGAAAATAACGGATGCAAATACGCCAGGTACAATCCCAATACCAAAGAAGGCAACGGCAGGAATCAAGTACACGAAGCCAGGCATTGTTTGCATGAAATCGAGTATCGGCTTAATTATATTTTCTGCTACAGTTGACTTAGACATTAGAATGCCAAGTGGAATACCTAAAATGATTGAGATGATACTTGAAAAGAGCACAAGTGTAGTTGTTTCCATCAGGTGTGTCCATAAGCCTTGATTATAGATAAATAACAAACCAATTAATGAAAACGTTGCGAGCCCAAATTTTCTGCCGGTAACGAAAAAGGCAAAAATGACAACAAGTAAAATAAGAATAATAGCAGGTACGCTAACTAATAAATCAGTGACCTGATTCATGAGTAGTTTTCCATTTTTTTGAATCAAGTTAAAAAACACTGAAAAATTACTCGTCAACCAGTCCATAACTGATTCTACCCACGGTCCCAGTGGTATAGCTGGGATATTGTCTAAAAAATTATTCATGTGCAGCTGCCTCCTCATCGCTAGTTGAAAGTGCTTCGATGACAACGCCCCGGATGAGAACACCAAGTAAGCGTTCATCTTTTACAACTGCAATAGGAGTAGGAGAATTATAAATCATACCTAATATATCCTGTAAAAGCATATCTGGTGGAACGGTTAACATATCAGATTGAACAATTGAATGTACCGTTTGTTCTTGTCTTTTAGCAGCAGCCCGTGCGTCATCAGCAGTAATATAGCCTTTTAAATGTCGATTTTTGTCAACAGCCATTAGTAAACTAACCGTTTCTTCACGCATTCTTTTAAGTGCTACGGTCGGTCCATCTACATCTACGTTGACATATATAGGCCGAACCATGGCATTTTCAGCTGTTAATACTTTAGAGCGATCGACGTCTTCTACGAAGGTTTTAACATAATCATTTGCAGGATTTGTTAAAATTTCTTCTCCAGTACCAATTTGAATGATTGAGCCATCTTTCATAATGGCGATACGATCACCAATACGTAATGCTTCATTCAAATCGTGGGTGATAAATATAATCGTTTTTTTCAATGTGCTTTGTAAGTCGAGTAATTCATCCTGCATTTCTTTACGAATTAATGGATCGAGTGCTGAAAAAGCTTCATCCATTAGTAATATTTCAGGATCATTTGCAAGTGCGCGCGCTAATCCAACACGCTGTTGCATACCGCCCGATAATTGACTCGGATATTGGTCTTTATAAGCGAGTAAGCCTGCATTTTCGAGAGCCTGCTCCGCTTTTGATTGACGTTCTTCCTTTGAGATGCCTCTAATTTCAAGGCCATATTCAGTGTTTTGAAGAAGTGTACGATGGGGGAATAAACCGAAGTTTTGAAAGACCATACTCATTTTGTTTCTTCTTACAATACGTAAATTCTCTTTGCCCATTTTAGAAATATTTTCTCCATCGATATAAATATTTCCGCTTGTAGGCTCAATGAGGCGGTTTAAAAGTCGGATAAGTGTGGACTTCCCACTTCCTGATAATCCCATGATAACGAAGATTTCACCCTCATTTACAGTAAAACTTGCATCGTATACACCAACAGTTGCACCTGTTTCTTTTAAGATATCAGTCTTGCTTTTTTGTTGCTTGACGAGTTCTAATGCTTGAGGAATATGTTTCCCAAAAACTTTGGAAACATGTTCCACTTTAATTTTTTCCA of Lysinibacillus agricola contains these proteins:
- a CDS encoding glycine betaine ABC transporter substrate-binding protein, with the translated sequence MKLKTLSKLGMALGLGFLLAACSGDDSNKSKGDSKDVNLAYVEWDTEIASTHVVGQVLEDLGYNVTLTPLDNAIMWEAVSKGEADGMVAAWLPHTHASQYEKYKDNLDELGENLTGAKIGLVVPSYMDVNSIEDLKNQADHTITGIEPGAGITAATEKALDEYDNLADWNLLTSSSGAMTTALAKAIKDKEEIIVTGWSPHWKFAKYDLKYLEDPKAVYGGEETINTFVRKGLKEDQPDVYSVLDNFHWTADDLETIMLEVMDGKDPKDAAKDWVEANSDKVAEWTKDVKK
- a CDS encoding glutathionylspermidine synthase family protein, producing MLCQHLGFDSPNDVSALHKTLSGALFAAMHYLNDLKKPKIVISGKTAAEDYEEYCQVQFLKKCIPFDVEYVPIHELIIFSSDSGNIARGLYTPAMEKIDILYRPAHPVEFLMDDVSSDGDRIGLYLLELVKDGQLAIINAPAAYVLQSKILLWLILERKNDLLLFNAEERAAIQKYMLPTYISAEPFVQENLPFVKKPVYSREGNTVEIYAGDGTKTNASAYTHYDDNLFIYQQYVEMPSITIKLKDGLQTKKWLIGSFIADNRACGLSCRVGNQITEWDSHWLAVGYREET
- a CDS encoding glutathionylspermidine synthase family protein, which produces MDNHFQQRQAFYSQFPDFFPDFEDLEYALYDVLDLPKEKIDEINYASTILWKIFLKVGKQFKHLSEEQLLALGIRSEMLPYIELDYLQQQSVLARFDFICTEDGQIKCLELNGETPFLVKLLR
- a CDS encoding DMT family transporter, encoding MNKQWLSVVIAAFFEVGWVIGLKHAGSVLEWIGTAIAIFVSFYLLIKAGENLPVGTVYAVFVGLGTAGTVCADSLLFGEPWKLAKILCIFVLLAGVVGLKLVTGESKDQEVNG
- a CDS encoding quaternary amine ABC transporter ATP-binding protein encodes the protein MEKIKVEHVSKVFGKHIPQALELVKQQKSKTDILKETGATVGVYDASFTVNEGEIFVIMGLSGSGKSTLIRLLNRLIEPTSGNIYIDGENISKMGKENLRIVRRNKMSMVFQNFGLFPHRTLLQNTEYGLEIRGISKEERQSKAEQALENAGLLAYKDQYPSQLSGGMQQRVGLARALANDPEILLMDEAFSALDPLIRKEMQDELLDLQSTLKKTIIFITHDLNEALRIGDRIAIMKDGSIIQIGTGEEILTNPANDYVKTFVEDVDRSKVLTAENAMVRPIYVNVDVDGPTVALKRMREETVSLLMAVDKNRHLKGYITADDARAAAKRQEQTVHSIVQSDMLTVPPDMLLQDILGMIYNSPTPIAVVKDERLLGVLIRGVVIEALSTSDEEAAAHE
- a CDS encoding YbaK/EbsC family protein; the protein is MAIEKVRKHLAQWNVEHKIQELNESSATVELAAQALGCEPERIAKSLSFLVNDGAILIVAAGDAKVDNAKYKAVFDTKAKMLGKDEVLEKIGHEVGGVCPFGVNEGVAIYLDESLKRFTTVFPACGSSNSAIELTISELETYTPYQEWIDVCKGWNE
- a CDS encoding ABC transporter permease, with protein sequence MNNFLDNIPAIPLGPWVESVMDWLTSNFSVFFNLIQKNGKLLMNQVTDLLVSVPAIILILLVVIFAFFVTGRKFGLATFSLIGLLFIYNQGLWTHLMETTTLVLFSSIISIILGIPLGILMSKSTVAENIIKPILDFMQTMPGFVYLIPAVAFFGIGIVPGVFASVIFALPPTVRMTNLGIRQVPKELVEAADSYGSTSRQKLFKVEIPLAKSTIMAGINQTVMLSLSMVVTASMIGAPGLGREVLTALQRTQVGNGFVAGLGLVIFAIVIDRLTQSFNKKKAV
- a CDS encoding DMT family transporter, with the protein product MAWVALVVAGLCEMMGVYMISKYNDAKSTKNLVLLIVAFTLSFAGLAYAMETLPMGTAYAIWTGIGAAGGALLGMLFFNESKDWRRIVCIGLVFRAAIFLKLLS